TAGTTCCGTATCTCACGGACAAGATTAATTATACCTTAGAAATTAAAATATGTCAACATATTTTTAAAATATTTTTACATTTTTTTAAATTTTCCTTTATTTTCAATAACTTTTTCTTTTATAAGTAATTCTCCTTCATCAATTATACTATTATTTAAAAGTATTTTATAATGACCTACTTCACTATTTTTATATATTGGAAAAGAAATAGGATAGTATTTTAATAAAATTTTTATTTGACTTCCATTTTTTACTATTTTTGAAAAACTTTTTTCTGGATATACATCTATATTATTCTTATTCCCATTTTCTATTTTTAAATTATCTAAAACTATATTTTCATTTAAAAATATCTCTTTTTTATATTCATTATAAAATTTTCTTATATCTTTTAATATCTTATAGTCACGTTCCTCTTCATTCTTTCCACCTAATATCACATATACAATATCCATTCCACTATTTTCAGAAAGAACACTCATGTTATACCCTGCCTTTGAATGATGACCAGTTTTCAGTCCATAAACTCCTTCTTTTCCTATAATTTTATTCCTATTTTTTAAATTTTGTTTTCCATTATAAATTGAAACTTCTTTTTGAGAGGCTAATTTTATTAATGAATCATATTTTAAAGCTTCTAATGACAATTTATATATTCCTAGAGCACTTCCTTTATCCATTGGTTTTCCTGTCATTGAAGTTGGTAATCCAGTTGGAGTAAAAAATTCAACCTCTTCCTCTATTCCAAGTTCTATACTTTTATTTTTCATTCTTTTTATAAAAATATCAACATTTCCTTTCCCTATATATTTTGCTAAAGCATAAGCTGCATTATTTGCTGAATGTATAGCAGTAGCTTTTATTAAATCTTCCACTGTTATTCTTTGTCCTTCATACATCCAAATTTTGCTTCCATTTATTTTTAATATTTCTTTATCTATTACAACCTTATCTTTTGGAGTGATCTCATTATTTTCTATAGCATCATAAGTTACAAGTAAAGTCATTATCTTAGTTACTGAAGCTAAAGGATATAATTTTCTTTCATTTTCTTTTATATATATTTCACCTAATTGGTCACCCAATAAATAACTCCTATAATTTTTATTTTCTTCTGCATATATTAAATTAAAAATCATTAAAAAAAATATTATTATCTTCTTCAAAAAATTATCTCCTTATTTTTTTATAAAATTATATCATTTTTTCATAATAAAAAAAAGAGAGAAAATAATTTCTCTCTTTATTCTATATTACTTTTCTTTTTTAGAAAGATAGTCTTCTATAGCTGCTTTTATAGCTTCTTCTGCTAATACTGAACAGTGCATCTTTGCTGGAGGTAATCCTCCTAATTCTTCTACCACTGCTTTATTTGTTAATTTTAAAGCTTCTTCTATTGTTTTTCCTAATACCATCTCTGTTGATACTGAAGATGATGCTATTGCTGAAGCACATCCAAATGTTCTAAATTTTACATCTGTTATTATATCATTTTCTATTCTTAAGAATATTTCCATTATATCTCCACAAGATGGATTTCCTATTTTCCCATATCCATCTGGATTCTCCATTACTCCTACATGCTTAGGATTCATAAAATGTTCCATTACTTTCTCTGTATATTGCATAATTCTCTCCTTATTTTCTATTTATATATTCATTCCATAAAGGTGATAAACTTCTTAATTTTTCTATTGTTTCTACAACAACACCTAAAGTATAATCTATCTCTTCCTTAGTATTATATTTTCCTAAGCTGAATCTAATTGTTCCATGAGCAAATTCTTCTGGAATTCCCATTGCTAAAAGCACATGTGAAGCCTGTAAATCATTAGATGAACAAGCTGAACCAGAACTTACTGCTATTCCTTTCATACTAAGATGCAATAGTATAGATTCTCCTTCTACATATTTAAAAGTTATACTAGAAGTTCCTGATAACCTTTTTGTACCTTTTGAATTTATTTCAATTTCTGGTAATCTTTTTAATAATTCATCTTCAAAATAATCTCTCAATTCAGATATTCTTTTATTTTCTTCTTCTCTATTTTTATATTGTTTTTCTAAAGCATTAGCAAGACCAATTATTAATGGAGTATTTGTTGTTCCAGGTCTCATTTTTCTTTCTTGATCTCCACCTGTTATTACTTTTCCTAATCTAACTCCATTTCTTACATATAAAGCTCCTATTCCTTTAGGTCCATAAAATTTATGAGCAGTAAAAGCTAATGTATCTATTCCAATTTCTTTTGGTTTTATATCATATTTTCCCATAGATTGAACTGCATCTACATGGAATAAAACTTTATTTTCTTTTGCTATCTTAGCTATTTCTTCTATAGGTTGAATTGCTCCTGTTTCGTTGTTGGCATGCATTACTGTTATTAAAATAGTTTCATCCTTTATTGCTTTTCTAATTTCCTCTGGATCTACTACTCCTTCATTATTTACACCTATAACAGTTACTTCATATCCTTCGCTTTCCAAATCTTTACATGTATTTTTAACTCCAGGATGCTCAATAGCACTTACAATTATATGTCTTCCTCTATTTTTATAAGCTCTCGCTATTCCTCTTATAGCTAAATTATCTGACTCTGTACCAGAACCAGTAAAAATAATTTCTTCTGGAAGAACTCCTAATACATCAGCAACCTTTTTTCTTGCTTCTGCAACAGCTTTTCCTGTTTCTTGTCCAAATAAATGTAAACTAAAAGCATTTCCATATTCTTCTTTAAAAAATGGTACCATACTTTCGAATACTTCATCATCTAATCTAGTTGTTGCATTATTATCTAAATATATTTTCATTTATTTTCATCTCCTATAATGTAAACTAAATTTCCTTCCCTATATATTTATATCATTCCTTAGCATTTTTGTCAAGAATTATCTTTAAGATTTTTTATTTTTTAAATAATAATCACAAGCTTCTGTTATTTCACACTCTTGACACTTAGGATGTCTCGCTATACACTTATCTCTTCCTTGTAAAATTATATAATGAGAAAAGTCTATCCAACTTTTTTTAGGAACTATTTTCATTAAATCTTGTTCTATTTTTTCTGGTGTTTTTTCTTTAGTAAGACCTAATAAATTAGTAATCCTTTTTACATGAGTATCCACAGTTATCCCATCTGCTAATCCCCATACTTCTCCTCTTACTACATTAGCTGTCTTCCTTCCTACTCCACCAAGTTCTAATAATTTATCCATCTCTTTTGGTAAATTTCCATCATATTTTTCTATAAGTTGTTGACTTGCTTTCTTTATATTTTTGGCTTTATTTCTATAAAAACCTGTACTTTTTATAAGTTCCTCTATCTCTTCTAATTCTAAATTAGCAAAATCTTCAGGAGTATTGTATCTTTTAAACATTTCTTCAGTTACAATATTTACTCTTTTATCTGTACACTGAGCAGATAAAATAACTGATACTAGAAGTTCAAACGGTGTCCTATAATTTAAAGCACATTTTGGTTTTCCAAATTTTTCTTCTAATTTTTTTAAGACAAATTTCACTTTTTCTTTCCTATTCATAATCCCTCCTTCTTTTTTAAAAAATAGACGGTTTTCACCGTCTATTTTATTAAAGTTTTTATAAATAACATATGTTCTATCCCTTTGTATTCATCCATAGAATCAAATATAAAATCATTTTTCTTAAAAGCTTTTATCGAAGCTATATTTTCTTCTAATATATAAGCTAATACTATTGATATCTCTTTTTTCTCTTTTATAAGATTTTCTATACTCATTTTTATTATACTTGAACTATATTTTTTTTTCCTCATCTTTTCTATCAAATAAATATTTATAATTGCTATTTCTCCATCAAGTTCAAATTTTATATATCCCAAAAATTCTTCCTCTATATTGGTGATAGTATATAGTAAATATGCTGAGGACTTTATTAAAAATTTATACCATCTTCTATGGTTTTCCCATTGTTCTTTTTCTAAAGTTGGGTAATATTTTCTTATATAACTTAAATGAATATTATTATAAATATTTTCTATATCACTTTCTTTGGTTTTTCTAAGAAATATCAATATATCACCTTTTTTATTTTAAAACTATTTTTAAGAATCTTTTTTTACCCATTTTTACAATAGTATAATCTTTTTCTCCAAATAATTCTTTTGTAATTGTAAATTTAACATCTGTAACTTTTTCTTCATTAACAGACATTCCATTTTGTTCAATCAATCTTCTTCCTTCACTTTTATTTTTTAAAACTTTATTAACAGATAAGAACTCTGTTAATTCTATTCCTAATTCAGTTTCAGAAATTTCTTTCATAGGAACATTTTCCATATTATTTCCAGAACCAAATAAAGCTTCAGAAGCTAATTTAGCTTTTTCAGCCTCTTCTTCTCCATGAATCATCTTAGTTATTTCATAAGCTAATACAACTTTTGCTTTATTTATTTCGGCATCTTTTAAAGAACTTAATCTTTTTACTTCATTCATAGGAATAAATGTTAATAAAGATAAACATTTTTCTACATCAGCATCATCTACATTTCTCCAATATTGATAAAATTCATATGGTGTTGTTTTTTTAGGGTCAAGCCATAAAGCTCCTTTTGCTGTTTTTCCCATTTTTTTACCTTCACTATTTGTAAGTAATGTACAAGTCATACCATATGTTTCTTGTTGTTCTTTTTTTCTAATTATGTTAATTCCAGCTATAATATTTGACCACTGGTCATCTCCACCTAATTGCATCTTACAATTATACTTTTGATTTAACACATAGAAATCATATCCTTGCATTAACATATAGTTAAACTCTAAAAAAGAAAGTCCACCATTTTCCATTCTTGTTTTAAAACACTCAGCTGATAACATTCTATTAACTGAAAAAAGAGAACCAATATCTCTTATAAACTCTATATAATTAAGATCTAATAGCCAATCACCATTATTAGCTAAAATAGCCTTTCCATCTGTAAAATCTATAAATTTTTCCATTTGTTTTTTTATACAAGATACATTATGAGCTATTGTTTCTTTAGTCATCATTTGTCTCATATCAGTTCTTCCACTAGGGTCTCCTATCATGGCTGTTCCACCACCAATTAAAGCTATTGGTCTATGTCCAAACTTTTGCATATGAGCCATAAACATCATTGCTATAAAATGACCTACATGTAAACTATCTGCTGTTGGGTCAAATCCTATATAAAATGTTACTTTTTCTTCACCTAATATCTTCTTTATTGCTTCTTCATCTGTAAATTGTTTTAAATATCCACGCTCTTTTAATACATCATAAACATTATTCATTAAATTAATCCTCCTAAAATTTATTTACTCTATATTTACTAAAAGAAGCTACAATATCTATAATCTGTAAATTGTTTTAGCTGTCCTCTTTCTCTTAGGACATCACAAATCTTTTCCAATTTAACTCCCCCTTCTTCATTCTACAAACAATTCTATCATAGTTTCTTTTTTTTTTCTAGTAAAAAAATACTTTCTTAATATCAAAAATATCATTCACTTAATTAAATTTATAATATATAAATAAAAAAAGAGATGCTTTACATCTCTTTAAAATCTTTTAAATGGCGGGAGTGACGAGACTCGAACTCGCGACCCCTAACGTGACAGGCTAGTGCTCTAACCAACTGAGCTACACCCCCATTTTAATGGTGGTCACAATAGGACTTGAACCTATGACCCCCTGCTTGTAAGGCAGGTGCTCTCCCAACTGAGCTATGCGACCATAAGTGGTGGTGAGAGATGGATTCGAACCATCGAAAGCGTAGCTGGCAGATTTACAGTCTGCTCCCTTTGGCCACTCGGGAACCTCACCATATTTTATATAATAATTGGTACCCCGTAGGGGAATCGAACCCCTGTTTCCAGAGTGAAAATCTGATGTCCTAACCGTTGAACGAACGGGGCATTTATCTGGTGCCGCTTACCGGAATCGAACCAGTCACCTACTGATTACAAGTCAGTTGCTCTACCAGATGAGCTAAAGCGGCATCACACACAAGAATTATTATATATTATAATATATTTTTTGTCAATATTTTTTTATTTTTTTCATTTTTTTCTTTTATTTTCAATGATTTTCTTATCCAAAAATTCTTTTAAAAAAACCTTTTTTAATATCTAATTTTAAAAAAGGAATTTCTTTTCCCAATAATCTTTGAACTATATTTTTATATGCCCTATAAGCTAGTGAGTTACCTTTAAATACTAAAGGTTCCCCTTTATTAGTAGAAATGACTATACTTTCATCATCAGGTACAACTCCTATTACATCTTGGGCTAATATTTCCACTACATCTTGAACACTTAACATATTTCCTTGTTTTACCATATCTATTCTTAATCTATTAATCAAAAGTTTTATATTTGATATTTCATTTGCTAAAAGTAACCCTATTATTCTATCAGCATCTCTTACAGCTGATACTTCTGGAGTTACTACTACAATAGCTTCATCAGCTGCTACTATTGCATTTTTAAATCCCTGTTCTATTCCAGCAGGACAGTCAATAATTATATAATCAAAATCACCTTTTATTGCTTCTATTAACTCTTTCATTTGTTCAGGTGTAACATCATTTTTATCTCTTGTTTGAGCAGCTGGAATAAGATATAAATTTTTGTTTCTTTTATCTCTTATAACAGCTTGTTTTATTTTACAACGTCCTTCTATAAGGTCTACTAAATCATAAACTATTCTATTTTCTAATCCCATAACAACATCTAAATTTCTAAGACCTATATCTGTATCTATAAGAAGTACACTTTTTCCCTCTAGTGCTAAACCACTTCCAATATTAGCTGTTGTTGTTGTTTTTCCTACTCCTCCTTTACCGGAAGTAACTACTAGAACTTTCCCCATTTTTCCCTCCTATTACACTTCGCTTTTTCCTCTAGATATTCTATAATTAAGTATACCACATTAACTTTATTACAAGCAATAATTTTTTTATTGTAATTATTGTTTCATTTTTATTAATTATAATATATAATTTATGTATCAATAATTTTATCAATAATTTCAAGGAGGAAATATGTCTATACTATTTTTTAATTATCCTAAATGTTCTACATGTGTTAAAGCTAAAAAATGGTTAGAAGAAAATGAAATCAATTTTGTAAGTAGACACATAGTCGAAGAAAGGCCTACAATAGACGAATTAAAGTCTTTTATCAAATCAAGTAATCTTCCTTTTAAAAAATTTTTTAATACTAGTGGGATTCTTTATAGAGAGCTTGATTTAAAAAACAAAATTCCTACTATGAATGAAGAAGAAGCTATTACTCTTCTTGCTTCTAATGGTATGTTAGTAAAAAGACCTTTAATTGTTTGTGATAAAGGTATTTTAATTGGATTCAAGGTTGAAGAATGGAAAAAATTCTTTAACAAATAATTTTGTAAATAAAAATAGCACGATAAAAATCGTGCTTTTTTACTGTATAATATACTCCTAAATAATAAATTTATTTCTCTTAATCATAAACTTAAATATATTTTTTCTAAATATTTCTTTGAATACTGGGATGATATTTCTTCTTTCTTTTCTAATGAGTGAAAAATATTCTTAACAATATCAATTCTTTTTTACATAGCGCTGATTCTAAGTTCGGTTTCTCTCCATTCCTTTGTACTTCTTATCTTCATAAATTTATTCACCTTTTCTTGTAAATCTAAATTTTGTCCTTCTTGTAGTAAAATTTATACTGAAAATTGGGTTTCTTCTCTTGTTTCTCATATTTATATGACTTTTTCTTTACTTACTGGTTTCATTAGAAATTTTTTCTTTAATAATCTACAATTACTTAAAAATCTTTCTGATGGTACTTATTATTCTTTTAAATATTCTTTTAAAAAAATTGATATATAATTTGGGAATTATCATTAATATTCATGCTATTGCTACTTTTGGTGATTTTGATATTAAAGGGATTTAGAAAACTCCTAATTCTCTTCCTTGGAGACCTCTTAGAAAATCTTGACAAAAATATTCTTTTGATATTATTGCTTCTTTCGCTAAATCTAATAGTTCTATTACTCTTAAAAATAAAATTTCCATCACTTATAAAAAATATTCTAATGGATTTTATGTTAATCCTAATAATATTATTAATAATATTCAAAATATTGCAAAATATCTTAGTCAAGCTTGCAAGACCAGCTATTGTTGAATATAGAATTATTTTTTTGATTCTAAAAACATTACATTTTGGTACCAAAAACCAAATAAGGACAATAAGATTTTTGTTACTTTTTCTTTAAGAGATTTTTTCAGATCTTTAATTTCTCATATTACTTCTAAATACTTTAAAATGATTAGAAGATATGATATTTATTCTAAAAATAATAAAACTAAAAAAATTAAAATTCTTAGATTTAATTTCTTTAGAAAAAAACTTTCTTGAGTAGAAAAGATATAGAGGTTTCAAATAAAATCCACTCTCTTGTTCTAAGTGTGAAACTTCTATGATTTATACTACTAAATATAGTTTTTATTATGCTTTTCCTTAATCATTTAGCACTTAATAACTTTCACAAACACAACCCTAACTTGTATTTTTTTATAATTTAAAAT
This genomic window from Fusobacterium sp. FSA-380-WT-3A contains:
- the nth gene encoding endonuclease III — translated: MNRKEKVKFVLKKLEEKFGKPKCALNYRTPFELLVSVILSAQCTDKRVNIVTEEMFKRYNTPEDFANLELEEIEELIKSTGFYRNKAKNIKKASQQLIEKYDGNLPKEMDKLLELGGVGRKTANVVRGEVWGLADGITVDTHVKRITNLLGLTKEKTPEKIEQDLMKIVPKKSWIDFSHYIILQGRDKCIARHPKCQECEITEACDYYLKNKKS
- a CDS encoding cysteine desulfurase family protein — encoded protein: MKIYLDNNATTRLDDEVFESMVPFFKEEYGNAFSLHLFGQETGKAVAEARKKVADVLGVLPEEIIFTGSGTESDNLAIRGIARAYKNRGRHIIVSAIEHPGVKNTCKDLESEGYEVTVIGVNNEGVVDPEEIRKAIKDETILITVMHANNETGAIQPIEEIAKIAKENKVLFHVDAVQSMGKYDIKPKEIGIDTLAFTAHKFYGPKGIGALYVRNGVRLGKVITGGDQERKMRPGTTNTPLIIGLANALEKQYKNREEENKRISELRDYFEDELLKRLPEIEINSKGTKRLSGTSSITFKYVEGESILLHLSMKGIAVSSGSACSSNDLQASHVLLAMGIPEEFAHGTIRFSLGKYNTKEEIDYTLGVVVETIEKLRSLSPLWNEYINRK
- the minD gene encoding septum site-determining protein MinD yields the protein MGKVLVVTSGKGGVGKTTTTANIGSGLALEGKSVLLIDTDIGLRNLDVVMGLENRIVYDLVDLIEGRCKIKQAVIRDKRNKNLYLIPAAQTRDKNDVTPEQMKELIEAIKGDFDYIIIDCPAGIEQGFKNAIVAADEAIVVVTPEVSAVRDADRIIGLLLANEISNIKLLINRLRIDMVKQGNMLSVQDVVEILAQDVIGVVPDDESIVISTNKGEPLVFKGNSLAYRAYKNIVQRLLGKEIPFLKLDIKKGFFKRIFG
- the nifU gene encoding Fe-S cluster assembly scaffold protein NifU — translated: MQYTEKVMEHFMNPKHVGVMENPDGYGKIGNPSCGDIMEIFLRIENDIITDVKFRTFGCASAIASSSVSTEMVLGKTIEEALKLTNKAVVEELGGLPPAKMHCSVLAEEAIKAAIEDYLSKKEK
- a CDS encoding GNAT family N-acetyltransferase, translated to MIFLRKTKESDIENIYNNIHLSYIRKYYPTLEKEQWENHRRWYKFLIKSSAYLLYTITNIEEEFLGYIKFELDGEIAIINIYLIEKMRKKKYSSSIIKMSIENLIKEKKEISIVLAYILEENIASIKAFKKNDFIFDSMDEYKGIEHMLFIKTLIK
- a CDS encoding transposase zinc-binding domain-containing protein — encoded protein: MNLFTFSCKSKFCPSCSKIYTENWVSSLVSHIYMTFSLLTGFIRNFFFNNLQLLKNLSDGTYYSFKYSFKKIDI
- a CDS encoding D-alanyl-D-alanine carboxypeptidase family protein produces the protein MIFNLIYAEENKNYRSYLLGDQLGEIYIKENERKLYPLASVTKIMTLLVTYDAIENNEITPKDKVVIDKEILKINGSKIWMYEGQRITVEDLIKATAIHSANNAAYALAKYIGKGNVDIFIKRMKNKSIELGIEEEVEFFTPTGLPTSMTGKPMDKGSALGIYKLSLEALKYDSLIKLASQKEVSIYNGKQNLKNRNKIIGKEGVYGLKTGHHSKAGYNMSVLSENSGMDIVYVILGGKNEEERDYKILKDIRKFYNEYKKEIFLNENIVLDNLKIENGNKNNIDVYPEKSFSKIVKNGSQIKILLKYYPISFPIYKNSEVGHYKILLNNSIIDEGELLIKEKVIENKGKFKKM
- a CDS encoding arsenate reductase family protein yields the protein MSILFFNYPKCSTCVKAKKWLEENEINFVSRHIVEERPTIDELKSFIKSSNLPFKKFFNTSGILYRELDLKNKIPTMNEEEAITLLASNGMLVKRPLIVCDKGILIGFKVEEWKKFFNK
- the tyrS gene encoding tyrosine--tRNA ligase, with the protein product MNNVYDVLKERGYLKQFTDEEAIKKILGEEKVTFYIGFDPTADSLHVGHFIAMMFMAHMQKFGHRPIALIGGGTAMIGDPSGRTDMRQMMTKETIAHNVSCIKKQMEKFIDFTDGKAILANNGDWLLDLNYIEFIRDIGSLFSVNRMLSAECFKTRMENGGLSFLEFNYMLMQGYDFYVLNQKYNCKMQLGGDDQWSNIIAGINIIRKKEQQETYGMTCTLLTNSEGKKMGKTAKGALWLDPKKTTPYEFYQYWRNVDDADVEKCLSLLTFIPMNEVKRLSSLKDAEINKAKVVLAYEITKMIHGEEEAEKAKLASEALFGSGNNMENVPMKEISETELGIELTEFLSVNKVLKNKSEGRRLIEQNGMSVNEEKVTDVKFTITKELFGEKDYTIVKMGKKRFLKIVLK